In Vibrio gallicus, a single window of DNA contains:
- the wecA gene encoding UDP-N-acetylglucosamine--undecaprenyl-phosphate N-acetylglucosaminephosphotransferase — MSFFDYLIELSMFFFLSLAVLYCMRKVGYAVGLVDKPNARKLHQGSVPLVGGISICITVLYFLYVNAEDLEYPGLFASCLTILVLIGVTDDRFDISYKLRMGIQAVLTLVMIHYTGLTLTHIGNALGFGAWHFPPVVDTIVTLFAVIGAINAFNMVDGIDGLLGGLTIVVFASLGLVFYAHGLEEPTYFAMVFITITIPFVLFNLGYFGKVRKVFMGDAGSMMIGFTVIWILIGGTQMADDTYVIRPVTALWLIAVPLIDMMAIMIRRIRKGHSPFHPDREHFHHIMQRIGFTPREALVVICSVQILYSTIGLLGEYFQVPEYIMFYTIVGCFLFHTYWMTHSFQMAKIVRKWKKLEDVPVEERV, encoded by the coding sequence ATGTCATTTTTCGACTATCTGATCGAGCTATCGATGTTCTTCTTCCTCTCGCTTGCGGTGTTGTACTGCATGCGTAAAGTGGGGTATGCGGTAGGGCTCGTGGATAAACCCAATGCTCGTAAGCTCCACCAAGGCAGTGTGCCGTTGGTAGGCGGTATTTCCATTTGTATTACCGTATTGTACTTTTTGTACGTGAATGCTGAAGACTTGGAATATCCTGGATTGTTTGCTTCGTGTTTAACCATACTGGTATTGATTGGTGTAACTGACGACCGCTTTGATATCAGTTATAAACTGCGTATGGGCATACAAGCAGTTTTGACGTTGGTAATGATTCATTACACTGGGTTAACGTTGACACATATTGGTAATGCCTTGGGGTTCGGTGCTTGGCACTTCCCCCCAGTTGTCGATACCATTGTTACGTTATTTGCCGTCATTGGCGCAATTAATGCGTTCAACATGGTTGATGGTATTGATGGCCTATTAGGCGGTTTAACCATTGTGGTTTTTGCTTCACTAGGGCTTGTCTTTTATGCGCACGGTTTAGAAGAGCCAACTTACTTTGCGATGGTATTCATCACTATAACTATACCCTTTGTACTCTTTAACCTTGGCTATTTTGGCAAGGTCAGAAAAGTGTTCATGGGTGATGCGGGCAGTATGATGATCGGTTTCACTGTGATTTGGATATTGATTGGCGGAACCCAAATGGCCGACGACACTTACGTTATCAGACCCGTGACGGCTCTATGGCTGATTGCAGTGCCGCTTATCGACATGATGGCCATTATGATCCGTCGTATTCGTAAGGGGCATTCACCATTTCACCCAGATCGTGAACACTTCCATCACATCATGCAGCGCATTGGCTTTACCCCACGTGAAGCATTGGTTGTGATTTGTTCAGTACAAATCTTGTACTCAACGATTGGTCTATTAGGCGAATACTTCCAAGTACCTGAATACATCATGTTCTACACCATTGTAGGCTGCTTCCTGTTCCACACTTACTGGATGACGCACTCGTTTCAGATGGCGAAGATCGTGAGAAAGTGGAAGAAGTTGGAAGATGTGCCTGTTGAAGAGCGAGTTTAA
- a CDS encoding stealth family protein yields the protein MKDIEVDFVVPWVDGADHKWQEQFRAYRNDDTACDATLKRYRDWDLMRYWFRCIEKNAPWVRNIYFVTWGHIPGWLNLDNPKLVIVKHEDYIPEDCLPVFNANPIEVNIHRIPGLSEHFVYFNDDMFLINKTTKEDFFVDGLPCDSAIEYPNIQEAEVIACMHANNYCTINRNFDKRKVIGGNLLKWFNPAYGLLNISTLSLSIFKRFTGVYSNHLPQPFLKATYHQVWESEYDILNLTSKSKFRSRTDVSQHLFKSWQLCSGNFRPINITKFGKLFTVCEDNYDEAADYITTSGKKMVCINDEFNDEAELEIAKRRIINAFDSVTEKSSYEL from the coding sequence ATGAAAGATATAGAAGTAGATTTTGTTGTACCATGGGTTGATGGTGCTGACCACAAATGGCAAGAACAATTTAGAGCCTATCGTAATGATGATACTGCATGCGATGCTACATTAAAACGGTATCGAGATTGGGATCTCATGAGGTATTGGTTTAGGTGTATTGAAAAAAATGCGCCTTGGGTCAGGAATATTTATTTTGTTACATGGGGTCACATCCCTGGTTGGCTTAATCTTGATAATCCTAAACTTGTTATTGTTAAGCATGAAGATTATATACCTGAAGACTGTTTGCCGGTTTTTAATGCCAACCCAATCGAGGTTAATATACATAGAATACCAGGATTATCTGAACATTTCGTTTATTTTAATGATGATATGTTCCTTATTAATAAAACTACAAAAGAAGATTTTTTTGTAGATGGACTACCCTGTGACAGTGCTATTGAGTACCCTAATATCCAAGAAGCTGAAGTCATTGCTTGTATGCATGCAAATAACTACTGCACGATAAATAGAAATTTTGATAAACGGAAAGTAATTGGAGGTAACCTACTAAAGTGGTTTAATCCTGCTTATGGTTTGCTAAATATTTCAACTTTATCCCTTAGTATATTTAAAAGGTTTACAGGAGTTTATAGTAACCATTTACCACAACCGTTTCTTAAAGCAACGTATCATCAGGTTTGGGAAAGTGAGTATGATATATTAAATTTAACATCAAAAAGTAAGTTTAGGTCAAGAACTGATGTTAGCCAGCACTTGTTTAAGTCTTGGCAACTATGCTCCGGAAATTTTAGGCCAATTAATATTACCAAATTTGGTAAGTTATTTACCGTTTGTGAGGATAATTACGATGAAGCTGCGGACTACATCACTACATCGGGTAAAAAAATGGTGTGTATAAACGATGAGTTCAATGATGAAGCTGAACTGGAAATCGCAAAACGTAGAATTATTAATGCGTTCGATTCGGTTACTGAGAAATCTAGTTACGAATTATAA
- the tnpA gene encoding IS66 family insertion sequence element accessory protein TnpA: protein MTQSEKHQHWTAIISKQQEGGLSIPDFCKKHDINYATFHYWLKKLKNTDNEQVAHQMVINSQPSFCGEMVVVHLPNGVRAELPTSLSFSQIQTWLKALQ from the coding sequence ATGACTCAATCAGAAAAGCACCAACATTGGACGGCCATCATCTCCAAGCAGCAAGAAGGTGGACTTTCTATTCCAGACTTTTGTAAAAAGCACGATATTAATTACGCCACTTTTCACTATTGGCTAAAAAAGCTCAAGAACACTGACAATGAACAGGTCGCGCACCAAATGGTCATTAATAGCCAACCGTCTTTTTGTGGCGAAATGGTCGTTGTACATTTGCCTAATGGCGTGCGCGCCGAGCTGCCGACATCACTTTCATTTTCTCAAATTCAAACTTGGCTGAAGGCGCTGCAATGA
- the tnpC gene encoding IS66 family transposase has translation MTELPDDVEQLKAMLLKLQEENYELKKTVDTQSEEVVELENKMRLLLEELNLSKSKRFSAKSEKAPKGTFNEAEQQNALPKASPKHHKKGRKPLPVELDREVHQHTLNAPYCECCNEPLHPCGTEVSEELKIIPQKVSVVRHERTKYACRQCEKTQTSSKIVTAPRPANMIPKSIGSPEAFAAVVTAKYVDALPLYRQVEILKRSDIELSRGTLANWCVQLGSKVTVIVEAMKAHLLNEKLICADETTVQVLREQERSAQSKSYMWVYRSGEFAKQPVVIYDYQPSRAGQCVKDFLGGYSGYLLTDGYQAYNGLDNVSQAGCLAHVRRKFTDAQKAQPKKKSGRIEKAISFIAKLYGIEQEAKGLSTVERQHLRQRKSKPILGTFHKWLLESQGKVLPKSQIGLAINYTINQWPKLLTYLEDGDISIDNNVTERDIRPFTTGRKNWMFSTSVEGATASANLYSLVMTCRANNINPYYYFVHLFKVLPMRSPQDDLTDLMPWALEIDEAE, from the coding sequence ATGACCGAACTTCCTGATGATGTAGAACAACTCAAAGCGATGCTACTCAAGCTTCAGGAAGAGAACTATGAACTGAAAAAAACAGTTGATACCCAATCAGAAGAAGTGGTTGAGTTAGAGAATAAAATGCGGCTGCTTCTTGAGGAACTTAACTTAAGTAAGTCCAAGCGCTTCTCCGCTAAAAGTGAAAAAGCCCCGAAAGGGACGTTTAACGAAGCTGAGCAGCAAAATGCCTTACCTAAAGCCAGTCCAAAGCATCACAAGAAAGGCCGAAAACCATTACCAGTAGAGCTTGATCGTGAAGTTCATCAGCACACACTCAATGCCCCTTACTGTGAATGCTGCAATGAACCGCTACATCCATGCGGTACTGAAGTCTCGGAAGAGCTAAAAATCATCCCTCAGAAGGTCAGCGTCGTGCGGCATGAGCGCACGAAATACGCCTGCCGTCAGTGTGAAAAGACACAAACCAGCAGCAAAATCGTCACCGCCCCTCGACCTGCCAACATGATCCCGAAAAGCATCGGCAGCCCTGAAGCATTCGCTGCGGTAGTTACGGCCAAATATGTTGACGCCTTGCCGCTTTATCGCCAGGTTGAAATCTTAAAGCGCTCAGATATCGAGTTAAGCCGAGGCACGCTTGCAAACTGGTGTGTTCAACTGGGCAGTAAAGTGACCGTTATCGTTGAAGCAATGAAAGCTCATTTACTGAATGAAAAACTCATCTGCGCGGATGAAACGACCGTTCAAGTGTTGCGAGAGCAAGAGCGCTCAGCACAAAGCAAATCTTATATGTGGGTTTATCGTAGCGGTGAGTTCGCCAAACAACCTGTGGTCATTTACGACTATCAACCAAGTCGTGCAGGGCAATGTGTTAAAGACTTCCTTGGTGGCTACTCGGGTTACCTACTCACCGATGGTTATCAAGCTTATAACGGCCTCGATAATGTTAGCCAAGCGGGGTGCTTAGCACACGTAAGACGCAAATTTACCGATGCACAAAAAGCGCAACCGAAGAAGAAATCGGGCCGTATAGAGAAAGCCATCAGCTTTATCGCAAAGCTTTATGGTATTGAACAGGAAGCTAAAGGCTTGAGCACTGTCGAGCGGCAACATCTACGACAACGAAAATCGAAACCCATCTTAGGCACGTTCCATAAGTGGTTGCTGGAAAGCCAAGGAAAAGTACTGCCGAAAAGTCAAATCGGCCTCGCCATAAATTATACGATTAACCAATGGCCGAAGTTGCTCACTTATCTAGAAGATGGTGACATAAGCATTGATAACAATGTGACAGAGCGAGATATCCGTCCGTTTACAACGGGTCGAAAAAATTGGATGTTCTCAACATCAGTTGAAGGTGCGACTGCGAGCGCTAACTTGTATAGCTTGGTGATGACTTGTCGTGCAAATAACATCAATCCATATTACTACTTCGTGCACTTATTCAAAGTGCTGCCGATGCGATCGCCACAAGATGATCTGACCGATCTTATGCCGTGGGCGCTGGAAATCGATGAGGCTGAATAA
- a CDS encoding WecB/TagA/CpsF family glycosyltransferase yields the protein MKLLSDSDYKDLKATDNRALISFVNPYSYYEIKDNERLSREFHGFFSDGSLLCLLNNFFNENKIERISFDYSSIANDFLSYCEESDLTVSILGAKQDELSKTIVIFKDKYPKLKLGYCRNGYFSNDEFEGIMLSLKSSDVVIVGMGAPTQEEIAARIFKENNHRLVITCGGFITQTSIKEDYYHPIIKKLGLRWLQRIVMHKHVRDKVLSKYPSFIVRYIKENVSSNRFFNLL from the coding sequence ATGAAACTCTTGAGCGATTCTGATTATAAGGATTTGAAGGCGACTGATAATCGAGCCTTAATATCATTTGTGAATCCATATTCTTACTATGAAATTAAAGATAATGAACGGTTATCAAGAGAGTTTCATGGTTTTTTTTCGGATGGAAGCTTATTGTGTCTTTTAAATAATTTTTTTAACGAAAATAAAATAGAACGTATTAGTTTTGATTACTCATCCATAGCAAATGACTTTTTAAGTTACTGTGAAGAAAGCGATCTTACAGTTTCTATTTTGGGCGCAAAACAAGATGAGTTAAGCAAAACCATTGTAATTTTTAAGGATAAATACCCAAAACTTAAGCTTGGTTATTGTAGAAATGGGTATTTTAGTAACGATGAATTTGAGGGCATCATGCTTTCGCTAAAGTCATCTGATGTGGTTATTGTTGGAATGGGTGCCCCAACTCAAGAGGAAATAGCTGCAAGGATATTTAAGGAAAATAATCACAGACTGGTTATTACATGTGGAGGATTCATTACTCAAACTTCTATTAAAGAAGATTATTATCATCCAATTATAAAAAAGTTAGGTTTACGCTGGTTACAGAGAATAGTTATGCACAAACACGTTAGAGATAAGGTATTAAGTAAATATCCTTCTTTTATAGTTAGGTATATTAAGGAGAATGTTTCCAGTAATAGATTTTTTAATCTATTATAA
- a CDS encoding polysaccharide pyruvyl transferase family protein, giving the protein MKINKAFKYFNRRLGLNKFFPDNNENNLVAIFDTSIGSLNVGDEIINKSATVFLEDIFHDKQITRLATHTGMGSIGLYIANTAKHRVVCGSNLISGGMFRSGQWNLSLLDVLRIKQHILLGVGWQTYDSEYSWTTKLAYKMLLSKDGYHSVRDEFTKKKLEEIGFRNVINTGCPTIWKLTKEHCSLIPTEKAKNVVTTLTARRQDPRLDKCMLDTLVDSYEHVYLWLQGLGDNDYFESLGDYDNITLIPPHLSAYDKVLKENESLDFVGTRLHAGIRALQYKRRTLVVAVDNRATEKSKDFNLEIIQRSDLDTNLYEHINSKFETKIKLDQDSIYKWMSQFK; this is encoded by the coding sequence ATGAAAATTAACAAAGCTTTTAAATATTTTAATCGACGCCTTGGACTGAATAAATTTTTCCCAGACAATAATGAAAACAACCTAGTGGCAATTTTTGATACTAGCATAGGATCATTAAATGTTGGTGACGAAATAATAAACAAATCAGCCACTGTTTTTTTGGAAGACATATTTCATGATAAGCAAATTACGAGACTAGCAACGCATACAGGCATGGGCTCTATCGGGTTATATATAGCAAATACAGCTAAACACAGAGTGGTTTGTGGTTCAAATTTAATTAGTGGCGGTATGTTTAGATCGGGACAATGGAACTTATCTTTACTTGATGTGCTAAGAATTAAGCAACATATTTTATTGGGTGTTGGATGGCAGACATATGATAGTGAATATAGTTGGACAACCAAATTAGCCTATAAAATGCTATTATCAAAAGATGGCTATCACTCTGTCAGAGACGAATTCACTAAAAAGAAACTTGAAGAAATTGGATTTCGAAATGTAATTAATACTGGTTGTCCTACAATATGGAAACTTACGAAGGAACATTGTAGCCTAATCCCTACAGAGAAGGCAAAGAATGTGGTCACTACATTGACTGCAAGAAGACAAGATCCTAGATTGGATAAATGTATGCTGGATACTCTAGTTGACTCTTATGAACATGTATATCTTTGGTTACAGGGTTTAGGTGATAACGACTATTTTGAGTCATTAGGTGACTATGACAATATAACACTTATACCACCACACCTTTCTGCGTATGATAAAGTTCTGAAAGAAAATGAAAGTTTGGATTTTGTTGGCACTAGACTGCATGCCGGTATACGAGCATTGCAATACAAACGACGCACACTAGTTGTGGCTGTTGATAATAGGGCAACAGAAAAATCTAAAGACTTTAATCTAGAAATCATACAACGCAGTGATTTAGACACTAACTTATATGAACATATTAATTCAAAATTTGAAACTAAGATAAAACTAGATCAAGATTCGATTTATAAATGGATGTCACAATTCAAATAA
- the tnpB gene encoding IS66 family insertion sequence element accessory protein TnpB (TnpB, as the term is used for proteins encoded by IS66 family insertion elements, is considered an accessory protein, since TnpC, encoded by a neighboring gene, is a DDE family transposase.), with protein MIPSGAVYLVSGVTDMRKSIDGLSLIVADVLEMDPLSSAWFIFCNRGRDKIKILFWDTNGFWLYYRRLEKGRFKWPKPTAAGHIHISTQQLNWLLSGLNLENPKAHQPLYGREV; from the coding sequence ATGATCCCAAGTGGCGCGGTTTATCTCGTCTCGGGGGTTACCGATATGAGAAAGTCGATTGACGGCCTCTCTCTCATTGTCGCTGATGTGCTAGAAATGGATCCATTGAGCAGTGCGTGGTTCATCTTTTGTAATCGTGGCCGAGATAAAATCAAAATTCTCTTTTGGGACACTAACGGCTTTTGGCTCTACTATCGCCGACTCGAAAAAGGCCGCTTTAAGTGGCCAAAGCCTACAGCCGCGGGCCATATCCACATATCTACTCAACAGCTTAACTGGCTATTATCTGGGTTGAATCTTGAAAACCCAAAGGCTCATCAGCCCCTTTATGGCCGAGAAGTGTGA
- the galU gene encoding UTP--glucose-1-phosphate uridylyltransferase GalU: protein MIKHCLFPAAGYGTRFLPATKSMPKEMMPIVNKPLIEYGVDEAIQAGMTSMAVVTGRGKSSLMDHFDKNYELEHQIQGTNKEPLLNDIRSLIDSAQYTFIRQREMKGLGHAILTGKELVGDNPFAVVLADDLCINDDKGVLAQMAALYRQFRCSIVAVEEVPESETHKYGVIAGEHLSDDLIRITDMVEKPEQGTAPSNLAIIGRYILTPDIFDILEETEPGKGGEIQITDALLKQAKSGCVIAYKFKGKRFDCGSVDGYIEATNYCYKNVYLKGSKAEIDKDSTEKL, encoded by the coding sequence ATGATTAAACACTGCTTATTCCCAGCAGCAGGCTATGGCACACGCTTTTTACCTGCTACTAAATCCATGCCAAAAGAAATGATGCCTATCGTTAACAAGCCTCTTATTGAATATGGCGTTGACGAGGCTATCCAAGCCGGTATGACGAGCATGGCCGTTGTCACCGGTCGTGGCAAAAGCTCATTGATGGATCACTTCGATAAAAACTACGAGCTTGAGCATCAGATTCAAGGCACGAATAAAGAGCCTTTGCTCAACGACATTCGCTCTCTTATCGATTCGGCGCAATACACTTTCATCCGCCAGCGTGAAATGAAAGGGCTAGGGCACGCAATATTAACAGGTAAAGAGTTAGTGGGTGATAACCCGTTTGCTGTAGTGCTTGCTGATGACCTTTGCATCAATGATGACAAGGGCGTGCTTGCTCAGATGGCTGCGCTGTACCGTCAATTCCGCTGCTCTATTGTGGCTGTAGAAGAAGTGCCTGAATCTGAAACGCATAAATACGGCGTTATCGCTGGTGAGCATCTAAGTGATGATTTGATCCGCATTACCGACATGGTTGAAAAACCAGAGCAAGGCACTGCGCCAAGTAATCTTGCCATTATTGGTCGTTATATTCTTACGCCTGATATCTTCGATATTTTGGAAGAGACTGAGCCTGGTAAAGGTGGGGAAATTCAGATTACTGATGCGCTGCTTAAGCAAGCGAAGAGCGGCTGTGTGATTGCGTACAAGTTCAAAGGCAAGCGTTTTGACTGCGGCAGTGTGGATGGTTACATCGAAGCGACGAACTACTGCTATAAGAATGTTTACTTGAAAGGTAGCAAGGCTGAGATTGATAAGGACTCGACTGAGAAGTTGTAG